A region of the Euwallacea fornicatus isolate EFF26 chromosome 22, ASM4011564v1, whole genome shotgun sequence genome:
CAATGCTCGAATAATGCAGATTATAAGTGTATAATTAAAACGATaaaatgttgataaaaatGCAATGTGAGGACGtacaacaaatataaaaaatcgtTCCGTCCCACGGTTGGATTGaaatccaatttttattttcatctttgttttcaacaaatttgctcTTGTATCTCTTTCTTTAGAATTAGTACAAAGAGTAATATACTCCTTACTTATAAActtacaattaaaattatgtagtTCCAAATGCTTTTCATCATCTAAACAACTGGGAGAGGTTTCtaatctcattttttttagattttgtggtctttttttttgtttgcacGTTTCGACTAATGTTGCAACTATTCGGATACGGAGCCGGGGATTCGATGCGCCCTAAATTCGGACGTAAAGCCTTTGGTACCGTCTGGGCCCTTTGGTTGCCGAGTGACTAGTAACTTAGGTCCTGCGTCGTCTAATGAGATAGTTCTCAGTCTACTTATTAGTCTTTCAGGTCGAGCTTGAACATCACTGaaacagaaaaacaaaacagttTAGTGCATATCGCTCTCTTTCTACTAAGacatatttctttaaactcaatgtaaaaaaaataaataagttggTGTAATATTATGCTTCATGCATGTACGcttcacaaaacaaaaatccaaCAAGGGGTCATTTAAAACTACTACGCAGGAGAGTCCCCACAGTTTGAAGATCTGAAAGCAATAGGTGGATTAAAACTAATACTGTAGCCATTGAAACggaatgtttttaatatttgttaaagcGCTTCCTCTTTACCTAAGCGATAGagcaaataatttaacaacatTGAAAACTGAAATCAATGTTGCTTAATAAATAACAGTAAACTTACCTGACTTTAACAACATTACACGCAGATGATTTCCCGCTTCTATGATTCGTCACCAAAACGAATTCCACGGTGTCGCCTATGTTCAAAGCCACATTGTCTTTGACCTCAGTCATATGGAAAAACAGTTTCTTGCCCTCTTCCACCTCGTAGGCCAGAAATCCGAAGTGTCCCTTGATTGCGTCTACGGTAGCGCGTAGTTTCTTCCGCACTGCAACAATGTTGGCTGCCCTTTCAGTTGAATCAACATGAAACTGTacatgatctccaactacaaGGAAaagattatattaaattatggcCAAACAAAAAGATAGTTAAAATGAGAGTTAACAACGTTGAAATCGCAAGTAATATGGGTAACATGCCTTGAAGTAATTCTCGTTTATTAACAAGTCCCATAATGCCAAATTCGTACTCTGGAGATTTCTCCTCCGGATTGTCGGTGcggatttttattaaaccagAATATTCGGATTGATCTGGATTAACTGATCGTAACGGACGAACCACCACTCCTTCCAATAAGTCACCGTTTATTTGTGGCAATTCGATAGTACCTGTatgaaaacataaataaatattcatttgtaGATACcgataaaacattaaaatgtttcttataaagaataaaaacagaaaaattagttgagcattgcattttaataataaatgcatTAACTCACCCTTTGGCACAATTTTCACATTCTCCGCTGAAGAGCAAGATCCAGTGCTACTCCGAGATCCTAAATTATATTCTACCTCCTGCCCCAAGTCTAATGAATTCGCATCTCCATCAAAATTGCTAAAAGAATTGCGTAAAAAATTACGTTCGAACTCATTGATTAACCTTacctaaaatgaaaaaacactTCTTTGTCATGCCGAGTAGTTTCGATAAATCCAAACCCGTCCTTCAATGCAGCCACAAAACCCTGATAAACTTGACCACTGCTTCTTGTACTATGTTTAATGCCGTTCGTCTGCATGGCAGACTGGGTAATTTGAACGTCTACAGCTATGAATTCTTTTGTTCGTttcacttgattaatatcaaATGTcacctgaaaatatttttaaacatatagAAAAAGTGGAAATACACGTAAttattcaatatatttatattgaaCAGACATAGTTCTACAGATCAAGTTATTAAGAATAGTTGGAATGTATAATTCCAACTAGTAGGACAAATTTACCTTATCTCCAACCCTTGGCAAATGTTTAATATCACAATCCTTGGCATAATAAGTTATAGTTTTCTTGATTCCGTTTACTGTGTATCCAATGTGTCCTGGTTCGTTCGGTTCATTTCCATTTGatgaatttaatgattttgtaGGGCTTCTATTCACCCAATTGCTAACAGGAATTTCTTTCGTAATTGCGCCGGATAACTCACTATCAATTCTTATTTCAAACTGAACCGTTCCAAGTGGCAACCTAATGAGAAAGTTAATGTAACAGAAATAATAGATATTAAGGatcggtaaaaaaaaacgctagAAACTTTCATCATGCAATTAAGTCCTATCAATGTGTCCcaataaagttattttcagTTCAATATTTTGGTTATAACTCGGATCCCGATTAGCGGATAACTCACCATTTCATGCGAATGGCACTTTGACGGTTTTCCTTATGGGTAGTAGTATAGGAATTAGTCTGATCCTGAACGACCGTAAATTCGAATTCGTCACCAACTTGCAACTCACTTGTTCGGTTCACGTCaagaatttcattgaaatggaaaaataatctAGCTTCACGAtcaacacattttaaaaatccaaatCCTAAAACAACTTGATTATGTTTGGCTCataggaaatgaaaaaattaaaaataccttcTTTGAGAGATGCTACTACGCCTTGTTCCCGTTTTTCACCTGAAGCTGCAAAACTTTCGTCCAATAACACGATATGTGTAGCTCGATCTAAAGCATCTCTCCTGTCAGTTGCTATTTGAAACTTTACCCAATCGCCATAcctaacaaaataaatactatGAGCAAAATGTATTTCATCCAATAgcttttataggaaaaaaaaaaggaaaattatatttctttcaaattctcagatgaaaatattaaaatccatCTGTTTGACGAACAAGACAGATTTAAgtattaaaagataaaaatatttcaaataaatcgtAATTGTTTTggtaacaaaataaactataaataGACGTATTGCAGAGACGTAATTTCCTTAGGTAAAAATCTTAACGACTTAAAGGAAACATATCTTCTTGTAAAATTGTATTACTACGTTAAAACACGAAATGACTTGAAGAGTATCGTCAAATACCCAATTTACAAATTCCTGACAATGAGATAAACAAAACATGTACTGATCTCATAAGAactttacaaaatattgccaaaaattccgaaagaaaataaagtaaaCGATGACTATCAGATGCATAGATTAAATACAGGGGAGCATTCAAAACTACCAATTAATACACTATCCCTTAATTGAAgctcaaataataaaattattgaccTAGAAAATGCCCAGAACGAGGGTTACTAATTAAATCCTTACAGCATAACATAGAAAGAGGAATTAAACAGATTAAGCCGGCCGACATCACCTGGCAATACATCACACTTTGTGATAATAATGACCGTTCCATTCTAACAAAAAACAGTGCAGAACAGCAGCACCTGCGTCAATGTCTTTTCgaaactaattattttattgatacataaaaaataatgcaataccTTACCTCAGCGTAAAATCGCCCATCTGGTCTTTCTCGCTAAACGATATTTCACGTATCTCCTTCGAATCCGCAACTTTGTATGTTATCCGTCCTGGCAACGGTTCGTTCGCAGTTCTCGGATTTTTGTCGATGGCTTTAGTAACTTGTCCTTTCAAAGTTTCGGGTTTCAAATCTTCGAAAATAACTGTTCCAGGTGGCAATTTAATGATGTTACAAGCTACCTCTTTCCCCTACAAAAGATAAGGAGCATCCTAATAATTTGGGAATACGTCTACAgtcaaatatatattaaaaaaaaaacaataaaaccaaagCTTACATTGCGGGTTTGGATTGTGTATTCAACGTCATCGCCCAATCTAAGCTCTTCTTTGGTTTTGGCCTCggaaaaatgaaagaaaatctcCTTCACTACATCGGCGCGCTCAATAAAACCGAAGCTATCTTTTAAAGAACAAACAACACCCTGATATTTTACGGGATGTTTTGGGTTTTCTAATCTAACGTGACAAGCTCCAAGGTTTCCCCTACAACAGGTTTTAATGAACAATCTCGAAGTTTAAGGCAGGAAAGCCAGTTTAACCTGTTATTAGTTGCTATTTGAAAACTGACTCTATCTCCAGACCTCAAGACAACGTTCCCTTCCACGTCGTCTTTTGTATAAGGTAGGAAAAAACATTCGCCACGATTTTCGTAACTAATCCTACCCATTGTGTCTCCCCCCGAGCCTTCACCCCTAACTTCGGTTGTAACGGTACCAGTCACTCGCTCCTCACTCATTACCtgtaatgaaaaaatggtgCCACTCTCAAAGTCTGACGCATTTCATTGTTTTCATCTCTAGAGAGAAAACATCTGATAATGTTCGTATCTCGAGAGTAAAAGCTTGACCGTCGCGCCTGAATACTTCTGGGCATTAGTTAAAGTATTGTTGGAAATTGATAATTCATAATTTCTAGCCACAACAGTAACAAAAACTCacatttcatatttatttggtatttattcacgtttttgttttatcttctagattttttcaattttttgtaaaatgtgtgaattatattgcaaaaatacaGTTTTGTAGATATGTTGTGTCTACTTTCAACACTGCTTATTTTTACAGCACACTTCACACTTGTAACGGAATGTTTTGTTACGTTTTTCACAATAGAACATATAAGTTCGCCCAGTGCGTTATTTTCGATAAATTGATTCCTAAATTCATTAGAAAAACATCGTTTTTTTATACATCTATCTTATTTTAGGCCCAAAAACGCACAAACGATATCCGGAATAAGACGAAAAAACTAACTGATAAAGTATACAAAGGAATGTGTGTCCATTGGCATTGAAAACCGATATTCGGAAAACAAATGTACtgttttgtcgattttatgTATATTTGTGTGTTTACAACAAACTTCTGCATTATTGACACACATAGTGTGCGAATGTGGTTGgcgattttcatttaataattatattgcTTATCGTGCATAATCGCACACAAAGTATTATGTTCTACTCGTTGTAAACCATTTTTCGCAATTCAAGAACATTACCCATGTTGGTTTCTTCTCCTTCAATACACCGTTCGCTCATTACATGACATACTTTACTTAAAACACGGTTAACTATCGAATATTAGGGTGCTGCTATaagataaaattattgattgaatttttaaaaaactgactCACTCTGAACTAGTCGTGAGTGTAGTGTTtcaatgtcaaaaaattaaaaacctgcaataaaattgcttaTGGCAACTACTTACTACCTCGGGAGCAATTTTCGTCACAGCACTGGCGATTGGTTTGCCAGTGCGCCGGTCGTAGGTCATTTCAAATTCAACGGGATCGCCTATCTTCAAATGCTCTATGTTTCCGCTAAACTGACTGAAATGGAAGAAGAGCCGAGCCTGACGTTCGCAACACTGGATAAAACCATAAGAGTGCTGCaagaaaaatcggaaaattgCGTATATTAATGAGTGATTAGATTAAAGCGTTCAGCAAAATGCGTGACTTTTTTAGTGTAATAGTTTTTTGattgttgacaaaatggtggagaccaatatttttactattttcacataaaatgtGAGTACAAAAATTCTGATTCGAGATTCTAAAAAATCCTTGAAAACTCTTCaataaatttcgaataaattCTGAAGACTATTTCACGACAcaaacaaaaactgaaaactggaaattttcaaaatgctatgaaaaatatttgagttaCAACACTTTTTTTCTGCCCCAAGAATCTTTagaaaaaatcgcattttcttGTAACTTAAGGTCAACTTAAACAGATTTTTTAGGCTTCTAATTGTTCAATATCTtaccaataatttttcaataatgccAGTTTCGCGAGTGCCCATATTGGCCGCATTTGAAGGATCGCTGTTGTAGCTACTGCTAGTGTTATTACCATTACTGTTAAAAACATTTGATGAAGAGCTGTTCATTGAACTATCACCGGAACTGAAACGAGCcaataattatcaaatttcaataatttggaAACGAACCTGTTAAACACGTTATTACTATCCAATGAAAATGTTCCGATAGGCGGAAAGTTCCTACTAGAAGCGTGAGTGGTGCTGGCCGAGCCGTACAGTCCATTGCTGTAAGACATCTGGTTAGCATTTGGCTTCTCTGTTCCCAGTAATGGAAAATCCTGGCTAAATCGCGTGTTTGACCCAGATCGGTTATAGCCGAATGAAGTTGTCGGTTTACCTAGATAGATAGCTCATTATAGTGACATCACTACAAACGAAAACAAATGATTGTATTTGTATAAACAGCTATCTGGAATAATGTCCgtgtttattattgaaataatactACTTATCATATCAATTGATTATTGAAAAAGGTTGCTGATGGCCTCCattcagttatttttcatgttttctttAGTTATTGAGAAAAATGTGTGATAAAAACAGTGtgtttcaatttgatttttcttgttaaatgAAGAAACTACAGTacagcaaaaaaaattgtaagacGTTATGGAATACTTATACTTACCGTTACTAGacattgttttaaaatcgATGATAGGGTCCTGGTTCAGAGAATCGGGGGGCGGCTGGAACGATTTCCACTGAGGACTGTTGGACATGTTCATTCAATGCTTCTTTATTAGACTTGTTCACTTCTTATCGTTTCTTAAGTGTAGTGAATATCACAGAATGGTTATCGGTATTTCAGAAATACCCCACAATACAGAATTTGATGCTATAATATAGGCGTTGTGAAGGATGATAAAAATGGCCGCGGCACAATGCGGCTACAATACGTATCAACAAAAATCTGGCCACTTTGAAATCAATCTTCAAAATTCACAGAAGGCAAGTCCACAATGCAATTATGATTCCATATTTAGACAAATTAGAGAtcataccaaaaaaaaattagttcggcataaattaaaaattatgtttccacaatcactcaaaatttgtACGGAGGTGATAACAGAAAAGTAAATAGAAATCCTCAGATGTCTTCAATGCGTGCTGGGTGCGTATTGTGTGCTGTTATGCTTGAGAAATATGTCCATAAGGCCTGTTGTTTCACGGTGAGTAGAGCGCAGGATACTTTGAATTTTCTACACTAAATTTTGAGGTTCTTAGTTACACAAGCTGTAAAGAAAGAGAAGTATTGCATTAGTAACTTGTTAaatcaattgaaaataatgtgtttttagCCTATTATTCTTCAggcaaaattcatttattaactATATCAAGAAtataatttcattgaaaaataataaaatacaggtaACCCATTGATCAGTGTTTTGGGCCCCATGTGAGTGATATTCCTAATAATGCATAACTAATAATAATGTCAGTATATAGGGTGCCTCAAATTGTACTGATCAAACATTCAGTATTCATTAAGATAAGATAAGAAGTTCACATCAACTTGGATAAGTTAAAGCTTCAATTCCAAGTTACAGGGCGTTAAATTTAGAAACGTTTATTACATGACACATTTAGGTTAAATTTTTAGTACGAGTTACTCTTTAACATCAAATAATTAAGAATAGCAAATGTTGAGAAATACATACAGGGCCTCAAAAAGAAAGAGTTTTCTCTTCCttgttgaaataaactttcaaacatatttaagtaaattttgctggttttaaaattttgtccatTCCATTCAatacaccttgtatatttcaaattattcacaCTAAGCACACCAAACTAAAGTACATAATTCcctttttgcaataaaaaatagaaaatatgaatttaatttcgtaggaattaaaaaaatctaaaactaaTATTGGTACATATGTTGGTTGTCAAGACATGAGTGttgtaaacaaaaaacaattttgggGATTGGAAAAGTAACTTTGAGAAAATAATTGACTTAATGACTGTCTGCTCCTGTCCAAATTGCAGTCTTAGGAAGATTAGAAAGACATGTTTGTATTTCATAACAGAACCCAAGCAATATCAATCCAAATGGAACAAGTGCTTGTacctcaaaaacaaattttttttcgagggGGAGTATTTACCCCAACTTTCCATTTTCAGATTCACCCCCTGTccattgataataaaaatcatgtttctttctttaatgatTACACTTTAGCAATAAAAGATTAACTTTCAATTCTTTGACATGAATAAAAGAGGTAAAACACTATTTctgatgaaaataaaaatgaaaaaaatgtttgttaaagcacattaaaatttgattgatgGGAAATATACTGTCATTtgacattttagaaaaatattgtttgcaGTCATTTAGaaccaaaatatttacttaataatacttggttaaacatttaaaaaaaaatgttatgctTTTCTTTCTGGATATATACAAACATCTGAAGAAATAATTACATATCTTAAATAACTGTCACATAtctgaaaaaatgtcaaattgtgaacatataacttaacaaaaaaaattcaaacttttatttcaaaagttgagCAAAAATTTAGGAAAGAGACCTTTCTCTCACAATTTATAACCTTCAATTCATTTGCCTCAAAAATGTATCCTCCTTCTGCTTTCCATTTTTAAGAGTTTTAGCAAAAACATTTGTCcattgaaaatgtttgttaCATGTCAACCCTTCTCCCTTCATCACTTCTTATTGGTAAAAGTATCATTCAAGTGTGGCCACTTCAATTTTAggccaataaaaattatttaaaaaaaaatacataagaCCCAAGAATCTGTGGAGTTGgtacaaaatgtttttttgttattggttGATTTGTTTACATcacttattttgaaattccttaaaaactatttcaatTAACAATATGTAACATGAATCGATAGATTAACGTTcccttattatttaataacaaataatatctCCAATAAAAGCGGTATCATTTGAAGGAAGAGATGTGAAACATCTCAGAAATGGGTCGGATTATTGATTTACTTTACGGAAGAAGTGCTAATAAAAGGACATTATCAAAACAACGAATTTATGGCATAATTAAATAACTATTGACTAAATCGTAGATAATTTACTCTACTGGAGGTCTACGCTCATCGGAAACAGCGGCATATAAAAAGgaataaatataattgaagGATCTGCATGTAAGCCATTTCCGAGGCGAAATTACGTCCGTATGAGAGCGGTATTTACAACAGTATCACCCTACACTATAAACCAGtggtaaatattataaaattgcaTACTTTTGGAGCCTAAATAATGGGGAAGTTTagtgaaatttacaaaaatttgtaactcaCCACGACACAGCACAGCACTGACGACATGCCGCCATGTTGAATGTAGGAATGGGATCGATGGAGAAGTACCGATTTTTAGTGAAGGTCGATATcgataagaaaaaatgttctaaCCGTAGAAATTCTTgagtcaaagaaaaataaaataaattgagtaGTGTCAAGTGGTAGTAAACCATCAAATAACACATATCTAATATCCCAATGATATTTGGCACCTGTCTTTGAAGATGTCAATTCATCAACTtcgtttttgtcatttttgggttttgtttttgtttttttttgcaaattttgaaaatattttggaattttctatatattaatctcatagaattaaaaataaggaagacagtttttttttctgtatcaGTTCTATGTTCGCCCCCAGTGTTTCCAAGTAAGATTTCCTcgaaaaagaatttatttaatgctaTTTACATCTTTGGAGTCCAAATAGACATTATGGAtgcaatttttcatgaaaaggTAAATTTCGTGAATTTAATACAACTAgaataattaatgaatattttttaaagatacgAATTTAAATCTATGTCTCACTTCCATTTCCCacaatcaatttttgtttatcagTAATCTTATCTTCTAAACTGCCTTCCTGACCACTTTGATTAACTATTCATTTCATAATAAAGATGTGATATTTCACTAAGAAATATATCCTCCCTGTAGATTACCTAAAAACCCTGCACTGTATTACACACAACAAATATACTCTAGAATTTACCAGTAATGTAAATGTTtcttagtaaattttaatgcgacaagcaaaaattattgttaaataagcAATCTTTTGGTAgtctatgaaaaaaaacaggcctatttttaaaaacttatacatttttaatgaactgccacaaaatgtaataaaacaaGATAAGTAAATTTACTAAGATTTCTGCATTGTCCCTTGACTGAAGATTTTTAGACTTACTGAGCAGGAAATAGGAGCAATGTTAGAAAATATATAGTGAATCACCATGTATTACCAGAATTCTTTGAGGAAGCAACATGACTCTCAAACACTTCCAACATTAAGATTgccaaatttattgatataaaCAAAACCTTCAGTCTTTTTGTGAGTCAACGTAAAGGAACCACCATAAGTATTCTAATAGAAAAAACTACAGAACAGTCATCAAcagaaatttttagaaaatcacTAGATTTCAGCAaaagttctttaaaaaaatcaatatctgAACAATCAAAAGCCACATTTAATTCATGCCTCTAACATACTATTTATGCATATATtatacaaacaaaaaaaaataatacaaagaTTTGTTataattgcattattttcattttgatttttgatgacatgaggaaacattttttaacgtttttggaTTGCCATTTCAAATTGCCTCTTCATGATAAAGCAATTGTCAAGTTTATGGCTAGTCattcttttcaattattttctatatttcagCAAGATGGTTCTCTATGTGCCCAACATTGCCTTAATTCACTGTTGCAAGGATCTTATTTTAATGCTGTGGATCTTGGTTCATTAGCAAGTCGTCTAGATGAGGAAGAAAGAGAACAAATGGCGGAAGGAGGCGTTGATACTGAAGATTATCGAACTTTCCTTCAACAGCCTTCCAGTAACATGGATGACAGTGGTTATTTCTCTGTACAAGTTATAAGCAGTGCTTTGCAAGTGTGGGGTCTGGAGTTAGTGCCTTATTGCAGTACAGACGAAAGAGCAAAGTCGGCTTTAGAAAACCCTAGTCAAATGCAGGCCTTTATTTGTAACTACAAAGAACATTGGTTTACCATTAGAAAGATTGGTAATCAATggttcaatttaaattcactACTTGCCAAACCTCAACTTATATCAGACACTTACTTATCATTGTTTTTGGCTCAATTAAGAAATGAAGGGTGAGTGTTTCATATGAGATAACAGACTTGTGCTACTCACTTAGTTATTTTATAGGTATTCAATTTTCGTAGTTTTTGGCGAACTGCCCGAATGCCAAGCAGATGAAGTACTTAAAACTAATCCTGTTATTTCTGCATCAAATCCTAGATATCTTGGCCCTTCAATTTCTACTGAGAGTGACCCAGATCTACAGGCCGCGCTAAGACTTAGTTTGCAAAGTAGTGAACAACAAGATAGTCCCGATTCTGACGACAGGTAGGATTCACTTCGTGGTTTCTATatattggtaatttttatattttaaattaaattgttgttCGTCCCAGAAAAATCATTTAGTGGGTCTTCTGTGCTCGCGGTAAACTcaaattatacatatttaaacattgtttaacctgcattttttgcaatttttacttttccgATTATTTGAGAAATAGTAGATATctaataattaacattaagATAATTGTAAATACCTTCTTCATAGAGAACTTCAGGAGGCCATGCGGCTTAGTCTTCAAGCTTTAAGCAGTTCCCCCGACGAGGAGGAAGATGATGAGGATGCTCTTTTGAAGAAGGCCATAACGATGAGTTTGCAATGCTAGAATtaagtttaagtttttttattagagtAATATTATGGTTGAGAATGGAAAGAGTTAAAGGGGGCTTTAGGAGACGTACATCGACAATTGTAGTaatgtttttatatattttgttctaTTTCCACATTAACTGTGTCTGGTTTAGTCAGAATTATGTTGATTTTATGgggtttttgaagaatttcttgACATAGCGAACTGCCCGTGTTTCTGCTAGAATTAAATCTGATTAAAAAACACTACCTCTTCGCACCCtttacaaaatttgtagcAATAAAACCACTAAAgacttctttaaaaataatttatgtatttgaaatcaaTAGCTTTAACAGTAAATACGTAATTAagcatataatttttattttattttatttttagtacttAACAAGAGAGGTGATAATGACTCCAGCTAAAAAGTCTGATACTAATTATGGTTTATATAGATTTAAAATCTAATGTCGACtcgttgatatttttaatggaatgtttctaaaataaaattattgttaacaataaaatgtgtacatatttatatattaactGTCGTGATTTTCGTATGTGAAAATTATGTCTAGTTTCGTAAGCTTCGTACAGGTCTGCAAGGGTTTGGCCCCACAATGAATTGAACGCCAAACCAATTTTGATGACGCTAGAGATATTCGTTTGCAAAAGCTACACATTTGTTACTCTATCCAAATTAATATCTTTCTGAATAGTCGGTTGGTTGACCAGCGGCCAAGT
Encoded here:
- the Unr gene encoding RNA-binding protein Unr isoform X3, giving the protein MNMSNSPQWKSFQPPPDSLNQDPIIDFKTMSSNGKPTTSFGYNRSGSNTRFSQDFPLLGTEKPNANQMSYSNGLYGSASTTHASSRNFPPIGTFSLDSNNVFNSNGNNTSSSYNSDPSNAANMGTRETGIIEKLLHSYGFIQCCERQARLFFHFSQFSGNIEHLKIGDPVEFEMTYDRRTGKPIASAVTKIAPEVVMSEERVTGTVTTEVRGEGSGGDTMGRISYENRGECFFLPYTKDDVEGNVVLRSGDRVSFQIATNNRGNLGACHVRLENPKHPVKYQGVVCSLKDSFGFIERADVVKEIFFHFSEAKTKEELRLGDDVEYTIQTRNGKEVACNIIKLPPGTVIFEDLKPETLKGQVTKAIDKNPRTANEPLPGRITYKVADSKEIREISFSEKDQMGDFTLRYGDWVKFQIATDRRDALDRATHIVLLDESFAASGEKREQGVVASLKEGFGFLKCVDREARLFFHFNEILDVNRTSELQVGDEFEFTVVQDQTNSYTTTHKENRQSAIRMKWLPLGTVQFEIRIDSELSGAITKEIPVSNWVNRSPTKSLNSSNGNEPNEPGHIGYTVNGIKKTITYYAKDCDIKHLPRVGDKVTFDINQVKRTKEFIAVDVQITQSAMQTNGIKHSTRSSGQVYQGFVAALKDGFGFIETTRHDKEVFFHFSNFDGDANSLDLGQEVEYNLGSRSSTGSCSSAENVKIVPKGTIELPQINGDLLEGVVVRPLRSVNPDQSEYSGLIKIRTDNPEEKSPEYEFGIMGLVNKRELLQVGDHVQFHVDSTERAANIVAVRKKLRATVDAIKGHFGFLAYEVEEGKKLFFHMTEVKDNVALNIGDTVEFVLVTNHRSGKSSACNVVKVSDVQARPERLISRLRTISLDDAGPKLLVTRQPKGPDGTKGFTSEFRAHRIPGSVSE
- the Unr gene encoding RNA-binding protein Unr isoform X1, whose protein sequence is MNMSNSPQWKSFQPPPDSLNQDPIIDFKTMSSNGKPTTSFGYNRSGSNTRFSQDFPLLGTEKPNANQMSYSNGLYGSASTTHASSRNFPPIGTFSLDSNNVFNSSGDSSMNSSSSNVFNSNGNNTSSSYNSDPSNAANMGTRETGIIEKLLHSYGFIQCCERQARLFFHFSQFSGNIEHLKIGDPVEFEMTYDRRTGKPIASAVTKIAPEVVMSEERVTGTVTTEVRGEGSGGDTMGRISYENRGECFFLPYTKDDVEGNVVLRSGDRVSFQIATNNRGNLGACHVRLENPKHPVKYQGVVCSLKDSFGFIERADVVKEIFFHFSEAKTKEELRLGDDVEYTIQTRNGKEVACNIIKLPPGTVIFEDLKPETLKGQVTKAIDKNPRTANEPLPGRITYKVADSKEIREISFSEKDQMGDFTLRYGDWVKFQIATDRRDALDRATHIVLLDESFAASGEKREQGVVASLKEGFGFLKCVDREARLFFHFNEILDVNRTSELQVGDEFEFTVVQDQTNSYTTTHKENRQSAIRMKWLPLGTVQFEIRIDSELSGAITKEIPVSNWVNRSPTKSLNSSNGNEPNEPGHIGYTVNGIKKTITYYAKDCDIKHLPRVGDKVTFDINQVKRTKEFIAVDVQITQSAMQTNGIKHSTRSSGQVYQGFVAALKDGFGFIETTRHDKEVFFHFSNFDGDANSLDLGQEVEYNLGSRSSTGSCSSAENVKIVPKGTIELPQINGDLLEGVVVRPLRSVNPDQSEYSGLIKIRTDNPEEKSPEYEFGIMGLVNKRELLQVGDHVQFHVDSTERAANIVAVRKKLRATVDAIKGHFGFLAYEVEEGKKLFFHMTEVKDNVALNIGDTVEFVLVTNHRSGKSSACNVVKVSDVQARPERLISRLRTISLDDAGPKLLVTRQPKGPDGTKGFTSEFRAHRIPGSVSE
- the Unr gene encoding RNA-binding protein Unr isoform X2 gives rise to the protein MNMSNSPQWKSFQPPPDSLNQDPIIDFKTMSSNGKPTTSFGYNRSGSNTRFSQDFPLLGTEKPNANQMSYSNGLYGSASTTHASSRNFPPIGTFSLDSNNVFNSSGDSSMNSSSSNVFNSNGNNTSSSYNSDPSNAANMGTRETGIIEKLLHSYGFIQCCERQARLFFHFSQFSGNIEHLKIGDPVEFEMTYDRRTGKPIASAVTKIAPEVMSEERVTGTVTTEVRGEGSGGDTMGRISYENRGECFFLPYTKDDVEGNVVLRSGDRVSFQIATNNRGNLGACHVRLENPKHPVKYQGVVCSLKDSFGFIERADVVKEIFFHFSEAKTKEELRLGDDVEYTIQTRNGKEVACNIIKLPPGTVIFEDLKPETLKGQVTKAIDKNPRTANEPLPGRITYKVADSKEIREISFSEKDQMGDFTLRYGDWVKFQIATDRRDALDRATHIVLLDESFAASGEKREQGVVASLKEGFGFLKCVDREARLFFHFNEILDVNRTSELQVGDEFEFTVVQDQTNSYTTTHKENRQSAIRMKWLPLGTVQFEIRIDSELSGAITKEIPVSNWVNRSPTKSLNSSNGNEPNEPGHIGYTVNGIKKTITYYAKDCDIKHLPRVGDKVTFDINQVKRTKEFIAVDVQITQSAMQTNGIKHSTRSSGQVYQGFVAALKDGFGFIETTRHDKEVFFHFSNFDGDANSLDLGQEVEYNLGSRSSTGSCSSAENVKIVPKGTIELPQINGDLLEGVVVRPLRSVNPDQSEYSGLIKIRTDNPEEKSPEYEFGIMGLVNKRELLQVGDHVQFHVDSTERAANIVAVRKKLRATVDAIKGHFGFLAYEVEEGKKLFFHMTEVKDNVALNIGDTVEFVLVTNHRSGKSSACNVVKVSDVQARPERLISRLRTISLDDAGPKLLVTRQPKGPDGTKGFTSEFRAHRIPGSVSE